A region of the Myripristis murdjan chromosome 10, fMyrMur1.1, whole genome shotgun sequence genome:
CCTCCTCACCCACCTCAtgcttccttttttcctcttcactctcctctctcctccattccTCCCTCTGTTCATAATCCTGCGCATTGATGCAGGACACACCTTCAATGTCACCCGCTTCACCAAGGAGTCTCTAAACCTgcccctctttctccctgtccctCATGCCCACCTCATTTTTACCCCCACCCGGTACCCTGATGAATCCTCCCTGGGCCCGTTTGACCCCAGGCCCCCTCGTGGTCCCGTGCAGCTCATCCGGGAGGGCCAGATAATGGACCATGACATGCGCTACCGGGGGCTCATCTCTTTGGGCAGGAACGGTACCATCAATGAGATTGTTATTGCAAGGCTGACCACAAGACATGATGGGATGTACGACATCAGAGACCGGGATGGCAACCTGGTGTCCTCCACCTCCTTGCAGGTGATTGGTAAGTGGCAGAATGTGTTCAAGTGTCGCTTGTATCTggatgctgttttattttcacaaccTCCATTCCTTCTGCGTCCGTCccttcccctctgtctccaAACTCTTCAGATAAGGTGGGTAAATGGCGAGCAGTGCTGAAGTCCATCAGTGTCCCCTCTGGTATGTTTGTGTCGCTGGCTGGTTTCATCCTGTTCATGAAGCGCTACCCTAACTGTAGCGTCTCACAAATCATCAGCGGCCTCAGAGCAAACCACCCAGCTCCAGCCAACCCTCCAAGGATTAACATCCAGGTGAAGCACTATGGCAAATGAGATTAGTTGTCCTATTAACAGAGATggtcatgctttttttttgaaaactaatGTGCTAGAATATAAAATGCTTGAATCAAAGAAGAAACTAACCATGTTCTGTAGAAGAACAGATGGGCCTCATACACAGAACCTTTCCTAAATGATTCTGTCTGTATTCTTGAGAAAACGGTTAACACCAAAACAACTTAAGATCCATGAATCATGAACAAGGACCGGATGTCATTAAAACTCTAATGTGTGCTTTATAATGACTGCCAGTTTTAAAGTGGACACATGTGACCAGACACCTGGAAACTCCATAGAAGCCATGTTGGTTTCCGTTGCAGATCCAGAACATTGCTGATCCTAAAATTGTAGGGATttagaaaaactttttttttttttttttcaaattcagaaaaataaatttgcatGATTTAGATGTAAATGTACAACTGCTTCATTATATGTATAAATATCAACCAAATTTTCTGCTACATGTATCATAAAGACTGCAATGTTTCTTGATGCGTGATTGAATTTCACCATAAGAATGTTTCAAATGCCTTTTGTTCATGCAAAACAAGGAGGTGAAATGTGGGGGAACATACTGaatgctttgtttttccttcttctttctcttatCCTCTTCCCTTGCCAGACAAAGTGCTCTGTGATAATGTCTTTTACTTGTGCTGCATGCAGGACTACAGCCAGCCCAGCGCTCAGCCCTCTGGCTTCTATGGTCACTCCCAGCTGCCTGGATCACCGAGGAAATGGAGCCCAAGAGCGAGTCCATCTCATACGGTACTCCTAATCAATTTTGCAAGGGGCTTGTTGGTTTTATCTTCCGTCTTTCTGTGCTACAGAGAGTTAAGTGAGCGTGTGCTGGCTTTTTGTATTTGCAGGGTTACACTCCTGTGATGGTAGAAACTGTCTCTCAGCTGTCCCCGGTTCACGTGAGCACTGACAACTGGCAAGCAGACAGAGTGGAAGCTGGGAGCTCGGCTAATCACGACTCCAATATTGAGGTAATACTTCACTCCAGCAGTGAGTAAACGTGCGAGAGCAAGTGGCATCTTATTTATATTGTTGtatgtctttctccctctctagcGGGATACATGTAGTGACACAGCGAGGAAGATTTCCTTTTCGTTGGCTGGGGCATCAGACTGCCTCCACTCGTCCGAAGACTGCGTTCAGTTCCAGAtcaagaaagagggagacaaggagagatGGAGCAAAGCACAGGACTACTTTTCCATCCTTCCACTGGACATGGATACCTCTGAATCCTGCAGTGTTTACACGTCAGACAAACTTAATTTCTTATAGGACATAGAATTCTCTGACGCGGTAAAGTGCTATGGAAAATTGAAACCGAAATCTCACCTGTGCCTTTGACGTCTGAACCTAGCTTCAAACTGTTTGATGTCAGTATTGCATGGtattttgtaatgtaatgaCGATCACTCTTCAGCATGAGTTGAGCAATAGCCTTCCTGTTCCATATTACCCATTCTACTGACAGTGGCTGATGGTGTTCCCTAAAATCCTCTTTTGGCAAGCCTCTGCTGTGACCTACCTCCAGACCCTCAGGACCAACTTGATCTGCACTGTATATTTgttgcgtgtgcatgtgtgtaatgaAATTGTTATTCAAGTGTTATGTGAGGATGAAGGCATATAGAAAGGTATATTAGAAGCTGAAGTCTGAATGGATAAAGTTGTGAAAGAGAATTCTTAAGTAAAACTAGGTTAATGGATAGTtatttgaagtgtttttcctCGATAGGCAATATACATGTTCACTACTGATAGCTAAATCATTTACCACAAAATCTTTTCTAATGTCTTCTCTatctctaaatattttttttagtgataGTTCATAGTGTTAATAAACTATTTACCCCTTGCAGTCATTGTAGTGATTGCAATAAGCTGTCCATCTGTAGTTATGACCATTGTGAATAGGATAATATTTTATCTCTGAATCTTACCAGTGGCTCACGAGGTTTTCCCTCCATATTCTTTGAAACAGCAAATATTCAAGCACTTCTCACCTttgagcaaataaaacaattaacgagcaaacaaaaacaaaaagtatgtAATTGTCTCTAGTGTTTGTTGGGTGGGTGCACTTAATGTAATACTGACCTCAGGCACTAGAGGGCAGCCGAGAGTCTGTGAACGCCAAACACGAAgcgtagaagaagaagaagcggcTCGTTGTCCCAGCATGCAGTAGGGAGTTGTAGCGGCAATGAAAGGACAGCGTGCCACTTCCAACTTcaccaaaacataaataaagtcCACCTCAGCTATTATCTCCACTTGAAAAGGCTCGCGTAATTTGGTTTCCAGAAGAGGCGTGCAGAAGGACGTTTGGAAATGTCGCTGGTTTGTGCGAGTGAGTAGAAAGCATCGATAGGACGAGTTGGCGGCGGAAGCTAACGCTGCTAACGTTAGCGGCCACGCTGTTATCACTGGCTTATCGGTTTATTTGACGGTCGTTTGGCCGTCGGTATCATGTGATTGTTCAATGCAATGTCTATTCCCCAGTTTCCAACGAGGTCCCGGAGCACCCGTGCGTGTCCCCGGTGTCCAACCAGGTGTTTGAGCGCCGGCTGATAGAGAAGTACATCGCCGAGAATGGGACGGACCCGATGAACGGCCAGCCGCTCTCCGAGGAGCAGCTCATAGATATCAAAGGTACGTGGACGGTGGTGCAGCGTTGTAGTGCCTTGACATGATGTTCCGCCACAAGCTGGACCTCCTGTGTATGTGATCTCTCTAACAAAGTCTTCATTTTCACCTTGCGATGATAGTTTTTTTGCACCGCATGGTCATTagtggaataatacataagatTATTATTACCATTCGTCAATTATGCACCGTCCATCCATTTATAAAACACTGTAAGAGTGTTTACCAGTAGATTTCCCTGTGTTCCTATTTTTTGTAATGCCTAGTCAGTGATGAACgcctctaaatacatgattaacatcattttttttgcttcatatttcattggGGTCAAGTGGGCCAAcacaaaattaatgtttttaatgtcttGTACAAATTCCGTCTGCATCTGTGTTTCTTTCCAGTTGAGCAGTCAGTTTAACCCCAGACTTGGTCTGTTTAAGTGGCTGTTTAGggagtcaacaagacacataaagtacctgaaaTAAACGTGGGTAGcagtttttattaaaacatgGGGGTTTAAGCTGCTGGGGTTAAACTGACTccagcaatgttttttttttttttttttttttttaataaatttgacGGTAAGGTAAAGGAGAGTTAAGTGTTGACAGAGGGCTTAAATTCTGTGCAAAGTAGCATCAATAAGGTCCAAACATAACTATTTGGCTTGCTGAAATTTACACGCATCCTAATCATAACATAATCATAACAAAAGGTAACTAGTAGTTTACTGAAACTTAAGAAGACACCTTGTTTCACTGTATTGCCTATTATGGTACTTTCTCCCTTTCTACAGTGTCCCATCCTATTCGGCCAAAGGCGCCCTCGGCAACAAGCATCCCTGCCATCCTCAAGTCCCTTCAAGATGAGTGGGTGAGTAACTTGGGAGTAAATCCACTGGAGTACTGTTAATTTTAACCTACAGCCGTGGATCGCTGGCCAGTGAAGTTgtttcagtgcagctgcagtggagGTGGATAGAACATGCTTCAGCTCTCTAAATCATTTAAGTTTGCATTGATGTTCAACAGCCATACAGGGAAGGATACATTACAGAGCCACCAGATGATACTTCAGAGTGGACCATAATATGTTAAAACCTCAAAGCATGTTGCATGTTGAGTAAGGAGCATGTCTCCTGCTttttctcaactggaaaaactCTTCCTGTCTTGCTTTTAACATGCGGCAGTTGCTCTTGCTTTCCTCACATACACATCCTCCCTGTTGCTGCTGGACGTATAACTCACACCTGAATGCACTGAGTTTGTGTCACTCCTCCAAGGGCTGTTGAAAGAcactctgggaaatgtaggacaTCACCAACTGAAGTAGAAATACCTCAGGAGGCAGATTGAGAACCAAAAAAATAGACATACCACTTTGACAGAATAACTGCAAGCATtaaaagtccccatgaaatgacctcacatgacttctgcttcctgtaaaacagagaaTCTTAAATAGTAACATCATCCTGCAGTAGTTCTGTGTAAATTAAACTTTTAGCTAATAAAACCTTCGCAAATCTTGAAACATCCTCTCTTATCGATGCagcccttcaaataaaattgatctTCTTCTGTATCCCattgcctccttttttttctcttaggaTGCAGTCATGCTTCACAGTTTCACTCTGAGGCAACAACTGCAGACCACCCGCCAGGAGCTCTCTCACGCTCTCTACCAACATGATGCCGCCTGCAGAGTCATCGCTCGACTCACCAAAGAGGTCACCGCTGCCAGAGAGGGTAGGTTCTTGCCATCCTGTCACGGTGCAGAATTCCAGTTCTCACATTTGTCAAGGCGTGGCTcggatttgtttgatttgttctCTCCAAGAATGTGTTAATTTGTAGGTAATGACTGGTCATTTGTGATGGCTCAGAGTGTTTTTCCTCATGGCGTCTGTTTCCCTTTCGATAGCTCTTGCCACACTCAAGCCCCAAGCTGGATTGGTTGCACCACAGGCAGTGCCCGCCTCTCAGCCAGCTGCAGTggtgagtgacagacagacactcgTATTGACAAAATACTGATCAGTAATCTTGCATCATCTTTGCCATTATTCCTGCTCACaacctcttccttcctccctctgtctcaggGTGCTGGTGGAGAGCCGATGGAGATCAGTGAACAGGTGGGAATGACCCCTGAGATCATCCAGAAGGTAAGACTGATTCCTAGCTATATATTTCAGTATTTAAGATCAACTGTTTTCTCTAACAGGTCTAATCTTTTGTACCTCTTACATGAACTTCATGTTTTAATCTATCCCCTCTGCAGCTCCAAGACAAAGCCACTGTCCTcaccacagagagaaagaaggtaATATTGTTTAGCTCTCAAGTGTAGCTCTGTTATCCACACTGCTGCACTAACAGTTATTTTGGTTATGCAATGATTCACTCTCCTGCAAATGTGCATTTATGGCAGTGCAGTGTAATATAATATCATGGACCTATTAAACCCTTTCCTCTTTATTTCCCcagagaggaaagactgttCCAGAAGAGCTGGTTAGGGCTGAGGATCTGAGCAAGTATCGCCAAGTGGCCTCCCATGCTGTAAGTTATTGCTTTTTATCGCATTGTAAGTCAATTAACTTTCTTCTATTCAGCAAGAAAGGGTTAGattgcagctgctgtttcatttgCTTGTGTGCGGTGATTCActgtattttctctttgttgtcaCCAGGGCCTCCACAGTGCCAGCGTGCCTGGAATCCTGTCTCTGGATTTGTGTCCCTCAGACACCAACAAAGTGCTCACCGGTACAGCCGTCCATCTGATGCTCggttcacattttcaaaagacATTTCAGATTTAATCGGGTACATTAATTCAGGTATCTGCTCTCTCACGTTGACCGTTCTGTGATTTTCCAGGTGGTGCGGATAAGAATGTGGTGGTGTTTGACAAGAATGAGGAGCAGATTGTGGCCACACTCAAGGGTCACACCAAGAAGGTCACCTCTG
Encoded here:
- the LOC115366340 gene encoding uncharacterized protein LOC115366340 isoform X2, whose product is MMSCVLLSALFTLSPSVGFLLGENEDFQIVCAGKEFRLPVYSASRIVTFTPNSPPGPRRVLLDKNSVKDPRFEWTRDRMLVLKEVTHGDQGLYAIKLSSGFTYETVRLTVSECIKSYQRNYGENFQHNIPQDGSLLEFSPRGTPAEAEPIVLWNRTDPDTSEVGRGRLQRDGKVWVAERVTQADQGNYTIRDDSGKVLSRSTLTVHGHTFNVTRFTKESLNLPLFLPVPHAHLIFTPTRYPDESSLGPFDPRPPRGPVQLIREGQIMDHDMRYRGLISLGRNGTINEIVIARLTTRHDGMYDIRDRDGNLVSSTSLQVIDKVGKWRAVLKSISVPSGMFVSLAGFILFMKRYPNCSVSQIISGLRANHPAPANPPRINIQDYSQPSAQPSGFYGHSQLPGSPRKWSPRASPSHTGYTPVMVETVSQLSPVHVSTDNWQADRVEAGSSANHDSNIERDTCSDTARKISFSLAGASDCLHSSEDCVQFQIKKEGDKERWSKAQDYFSILPLDMDTSESCSVYTSDKLNFL
- the LOC115366340 gene encoding uncharacterized protein LOC115366340 isoform X1, giving the protein MMSCVLLSALFTLSPSVAGFLLGENEDFQIVCAGKEFRLPVYSASRIVTFTPNSPPGPRRVLLDKNSVKDPRFEWTRDRMLVLKEVTHGDQGLYAIKLSSGFTYETVRLTVSECIKSYQRNYGENFQHNIPQDGSLLEFSPRGTPAEAEPIVLWNRTDPDTSEVGRGRLQRDGKVWVAERVTQADQGNYTIRDDSGKVLSRSTLTVHGHTFNVTRFTKESLNLPLFLPVPHAHLIFTPTRYPDESSLGPFDPRPPRGPVQLIREGQIMDHDMRYRGLISLGRNGTINEIVIARLTTRHDGMYDIRDRDGNLVSSTSLQVIDKVGKWRAVLKSISVPSGMFVSLAGFILFMKRYPNCSVSQIISGLRANHPAPANPPRINIQDYSQPSAQPSGFYGHSQLPGSPRKWSPRASPSHTGYTPVMVETVSQLSPVHVSTDNWQADRVEAGSSANHDSNIERDTCSDTARKISFSLAGASDCLHSSEDCVQFQIKKEGDKERWSKAQDYFSILPLDMDTSESCSVYTSDKLNFL
- the prpf19 gene encoding pre-mRNA-processing factor 19 isoform X1 produces the protein MSLVCAISNEVPEHPCVSPVSNQVFERRLIEKYIAENGTDPMNGQPLSEEQLIDIKVSHPIRPKAPSATSIPAILKSLQDEWDAVMLHSFTLRQQLQTTRQELSHALYQHDAACRVIARLTKEVTAAREALATLKPQAGLVAPQAVPASQPAAVGAGGEPMEISEQVGMTPEIIQKLQDKATVLTTERKKRGKTVPEELVRAEDLSKYRQVASHAGLHSASVPGILSLDLCPSDTNKVLTGGADKNVVVFDKNEEQIVATLKGHTKKVTSVIYHPSQSVVFSASPDSTIRVWSVSGGNCVQVIRAHEAGVTGLSLHATGDYLLSSSEDQYWAFSDIQTGRVLTKVTDESAGCALTCAQFHPDGLIFGTGTADSQIKIWDLKERTNVANFPGHSGPVTSIAFSENGYYLATGAQDSSLKLWDLRKLKNFKTIALDNNYEVKSLVFDQSGTYLAVGGSDIRVYICKQWSEVLNFSEHSGLVTGVAFGENAQFLTSTGMDRSLKFYSL
- the prpf19 gene encoding pre-mRNA-processing factor 19 isoform X2, with protein sequence MSLVCAISNEVPEHPCVSPVSNQVFERRLIEKYIAENGTDPMNGQPLSEEQLIDIKVSHPIRPKAPSATSIPAILKSLQDEWDAVMLHSFTLRQQLQTTRQELSHALYQHDAACRVIARLTKEVTAAREALATLKPQAGLVAPQAVPASQPAAVGAGGEPMEISEQVGMTPEIIQKLQDKATVLTTERKKRGKTVPEELVRAEDLSKYRQVASHAGLHSASVPGILSLDLCPSDTNKVLTGGADKNVVVFDKNEEQIVATLKGHTKKVTSVIYHPSQSVVFSASPDSTIRVWSVSGGNCVQVIRAHEAGVTGLSLHATGDYLLSSSEDQYWAFSDIQTGRVLTKVTDESAGCALTCAQFHPDGLIFGTGTADSQIKIWDLKERTNVANFPGHSGPVTSIAFSENGYYLATGAQDSSLKLWDLRKLKNFKTIALDNNYEVRNSTYVSCCRVCGYNLSSEGTQ